One segment of Hypanus sabinus isolate sHypSab1 unplaced genomic scaffold, sHypSab1.hap1 scaffold_1450, whole genome shotgun sequence DNA contains the following:
- the LOC132386982 gene encoding zinc finger protein 229-like, whose amino-acid sequence MAHQRVYTGERPFTCSVCGKGFTQSSDLMDHQRVHTGERPFTCWDCRKGFTCSSKLNVHQRVHTGERPFTCSDCGKGFTRSSDLLTHQSVHTGEWPFTCSDCGKGFTRSSDLLAHQSVHSGERPFTCSDCGKRFSHSSTLQRHKRLHTGERPFTCSDCGKGFTRSPDLLAHQSVHTGEWPFTCLDCGKGFTRTSKLKEHQRVHTGDRPFTCSDCGKGFTRSSKLKEHQRVHNGERPFTCSECGKGFIQSSHLLVHQLVHTGEQPFTCSDCGKGFTCPSKLKVHQRGHTGERPFTCTECGKGFTQSSHLQVHRSVHTGERPFTCSDCGKGFKSSSHLKVHQRLHTGERPFTCSDCGKGFIQSFHLQTHQSVHTGESPFTCSDCGKGFTFPSQVKVHQQIHTGERPFTCSDCGKGFTQSSHLQRHQRVHTGERPFTCSDCGKGFTQSSHLQRHQRVHTG is encoded by the coding sequence atggctcaccagcgagtttacactggggagaggccattcacctgttcagtctgtgggaagggattcactcagtcatctgacctaatggatcaccagcgagttcacactggggagaggccgttcacctgttggGACTGTcgtaagggattcacttgctcatctaaactgaatgttcaccagcgagttcacactggggagaggccattcacctgctcagactgtggtaagggattcactcggtcatcggACCTActcacacaccagtcagttcacactggggagtggccgttcacctgctcagactgtgggaagggattcactaggtCATCCGACctgctggcacaccagtcagttcacagtggggagaggccattcacctgctcagactgtgggaaaagattcagtcATTCATCCACCTTACAGAGACATAAGCgacttcacactggagagaggccattcacctgctcagactgtgggaagggattcactcggtcacccGACCTGCTGgcgcaccagtcagttcacactggggagtggccattcacctgcttagactgtgggaaaggattcactcggacatctaaactgaaggaacatcagagagttcacactggagacaggccattcacctgctcagactgtgggaagggattcactcggtcatctaaactgaaggaacatcagagagttcacaatggggagaggccgttcacatgctcagagtgtgggaagggattcattcagtcatcccacctactggtacaccagttagttcacactggggagcagccgttcacctgctcagactgtgggaagggattcacttgcccATCTAAACTGAAAGTACATCAAcgaggtcacactggggagaggccattcacctgcacagagtgtgggaaaggattcactcagtcatcacaTCTACAAGTACAtaggtcagttcacactggggagaggccattcacctgctcagactgtgggaagggattcaaatcgtcatctcatctgaaggtacatcagcgactTCATACTGgggaaaggccattcacctgttcagactgtgggaaaggattcatacAGTCATTCCACCTAcaaacacaccagtcagttcacactggggagagtccattcacctgctcagactgtgggaaaggattcacttttcCATCTCaagtgaaggtacatcagcaaattcacactggggagaggccattcacctgctcagactgtgggaaaggattcactcagtcatctcatctacagagacatcagcgagttcacactggggagaggccattcacctgctcagactgtgggaaaggattcactcagtcatctcatctacagagacaccagcgagttcacactgggtag